ACTGAGCTCTCTGGCCAGGGAGAAACTTATCGGGGGTTTTTAGTAAACTTAGTCACTAAAGTATCTGAGAATAGATAGATACCAGAACCACTGGGATGAGAGAGAGTGATGGAAGGCAACGGTGATTCTCGGGTCACACatcccggaaccagagaggagggagcctgaatCTGGGTTGTGTCACCTGACAACTGCCcactcataatccaggacccctcagcagATATCGGAGAACTGGTTTCGCCTgattccctgcaggccaggctgcaggaccTCACCTGCCAGAGGAATCCCACTCACTCCACAGGCACCCTTAAAGCCAAggcgctgccccaggtgcggcctaaagggaagggactgggggaggttTGCACTAGGGTGTGAGGGACCCATCTCAGCCAGTCCCACACCACTTGtcattttctaattaatttcctttcaatgtgcacaagtcCATACACCCAGtcactagtaaaatataattatatactactgaagtatcttatgtccattttcAATGCCATCATTTTGGCAGTTTGAATGTGGTGGTGATATTTACACCAGGGAAGTTTTCAACTACTACAAACCTAGACTTTAATGTATAACTAAATGCTTAAACTTAAAGAACACTGGTGGAAAATTAACAATGCAGATTAAATGTGTAAGTGTAATGTACAAGTGGACTATAAATTGTACATAGggtaaaaattgagaaaaaccaTTTTGCTTATAGAATTCAAAAACCAAGAATTCCATATGGCCAAAAAATCAGTCGAGTATCTGAGGACTGAGTGAAATTCAAACAGATGTCCTAGAGGCTGAACCGCCCTCCTATTGGTTAGAATAGAAtaataaattaactttaaaagtaaacaaaaaatccTGAGCATTTTAACAAAGAAGATGAAGACAGTGAAAGAAATACAGGAAGAAATGATCACCATCAAACATTTTCATGGAAATGAAGTTAAAACAAAAGCGAGTTAACAGTACACTCATTGATGGGGCTAGTACTTAAAAAGATTAACCTTTGCATGTGCTGGCAGAGTTGCATAGAATTttctgggtgggtgggaaggcaaagtgATTGATCATTTTAGGTCACAGTTCCACATATGTTGAAATGTACCACATTCACTGACACTGGAACAGTTTGATAAGACATACATCTGTAGAAAGAATGGAATACAATATTCTGAGCTGTTTTATTAATAAAACCCCAAACGTAGAAATAACTGAAATTATAGGCAGCTCAGTAGTAAAAGTGGTTATCCATAGAATACAatgttttctagaaataaaaaattaactatttaTATAAGCGTTAGTGTTAAATCTCAAACCATCTGTGTAGCATGAAGGAAGCCAGTGTTTGTTAAAGAGAATTCACCTTATAATGccaataaaattatgaaaaatatgaactactCTATTGTAAAGGAAGGTAAATCAATGTCTGCATGGAGGGTTGGGGAAGCAGAAATATTACAAAATGAATGGAGGTAAATACAGCGTGTGGCAAGTTTAGGTTTAGAGTAGTTGGTGTTGAAAATAATGCACTAATATATAACAACACAAATATAAAAACACCTTTAgaaaaaagatcataaaccagaGCAGAAGAGACCTGAGTTTGCAGGTTGGTGAATAAGAAACCCTCAAAATTTATCAAAGCATAATGTGAGTACCACTATGTCTCTGAAAGAGGTAGCACTTCTAAGCTGAGAACAGGTGCTCTGGATGAATCCTGGGTCAGGTCCATTTTCTAGTCATAGAGAAATGAATGAAGATACTGCCAAGAGCTTGGAGGAACCATAATTACCTCAAGCAGAAGCGAGAACACAGAATACATTCCCCTGAGCACCCAGGGAATGTGACCGATGCACACtcctcaggtgagccaggtgttagCTGTGAAATCTCTTCAGCGATAAACACTCACAGTGACATCATTTGGGTTGTAGGTCTGGACATGTTAGCAAGTACAACACAGCTCCTTCAAGTCTCACTTGTACCTCAAATTTATGATGAATCTAGAAGAGTGTATGTTCTCATTAAAGGGGTTTACATTCATGTAAATGGGTCCCATAGAGCCCTTTAAGTGTTCTTATTattagtgagaaaaataaaacattccctgCACATTTACatcttttctccagtgtgaaattTTAGGAGTCTAACCAGGTTATGGTTGTAGCTAAAAAGGAATCCCATACTCACTACACtcaccagtgtgaactctcttgtcttcactggggatagagctttcactaaaggatttcccacattcactacactcatatggcttttatccagtgtgaactctgtggtgtttagTGAGGGTAGACCTTTCActgaaatgcttcccacattcactacactcatatggctttactccagtgtgaactctgtggtggtTAGTGAGGGTAGCCTTTTGTCTGAAATGCTTCCCAcagtcactacactcatatggcttttctccagtgtgaactctttgGTGTATAGAGAGGGCagccttttctctgaaatgcttcccacattcactacactcatatggcttttctccagtgtgaactctgaggtGGTTAGTGAGGGTAGCCTTTTGTCTGAAATGCTTCCCAcagtcactacactcatatggcttttctccagtgtgaactctttgGTGTATAGAGAGGGCagccttttctctgaaatgcttcccacattcactacactcatatggcttttctccagtgtgaactctgtggtgtatAGTGAGGTGAGACCTTTGACTGAAGGACTtgccacattcactacactcatatggcttttctccagtgtgaactctgtggtgtctaGTGAGGGCAGCCCTTTCActgaaatgcttcccacattcactacactcatatggcttttctccagtgtgaactctgaggtGTTTAGTAAACTCAGACctttgactgaaggacttcccacagtcactacactcatatggcttttctccagtgtgaactctgtggtgtgtAGTGAGGGTAGCCTTTTTTCTGAAATGCTTGCcgcattcactacactcatatggtttttctccagtgtgaactctgtggtgtatAGAGAGGTGAGACCTTTGACTGAAGGACTtgccacattcactacactcatatggcttttctccagtgtgaactctgtggtgtttagTGAGGGCAGCCCTTTCGGtgaaatgcttcccacattcaATACACACATATGGATTTtttccagtgtgaactctgtggtgtttagTGAGGGCAGCCCTTTCAGtgaaatgcttcccacattcactacactcatatggcttttctccagtgtgaactctgtggtgtgtAGTGAGGGTAGCCTTTTTTCTGAAATACTtgccacattcactacactcatatggcttttctccagtgtgaactctgtggtgtctaGTGAGGGAAGCCCTTTCActgaaatgcttcccacattcactacactcatatggcttttctccagtgtgaactctgtggtgtctggtgagggcaGCCCTTTCActgaaatgcttcccacattcactacactcatatggcttttctccagtgtgaactttgTGGTGTCTAGTGAAGTTAGACCTTTTACTGAAGGATTTCCCACAGTCAATACACTCATACCACTTTTCTCTAATGTGAACTCTGTTGTGTTTAATGAGAGTAGTGCTTTCACTGAAGACCTTCCCACAATCAGTACActcatagggcttttctccaggGTGAACTCTCCCATGTGGAGGGTGGTTAAACATTTGTCTACACACTTCCCCACATTTATTATACTCATAAATCATATCTCCAGAGCAGAGACCTTTCTGATAAGCAACTTTCTGTTTCTTGCTGTCAGCTCTTTCACATTCAACCCACTGGTGATGTCTTTTTCCACTGAGacattcctgtgaaatctcattGTTACTGTGTGGCTCCATAGTGTTaagagtggcctggtgctggagaagccCTAAGATGGCTGGGGAGTCTTCCCCAACCTCCGTCCTAGTTGCAGGCACCTCGGATAAGTAGAAGCAGCAACTGGTCACAGGCAAGGTACAATCCATATGTTCTTTccagggcttctctccactggcatccttctgttgctggtgagggtttgaACTGAAACACAAGTCTCTCAAACATGCATCACTTAAGAACACGTTCTTCTCAAAGTAAACCACTTGTAACTCactcaggtgcaaaatatcttttaacactgAGAAGCACGGCTTACACAGATGGGTCCTCTGGGTGGCTGCGGCTGTCTTGGAAGCCCTGACCTGAGAATCTCCTACAGATACACTGTGCTCAGAATAGGCCTTCACATCATCCATCTTACGCCAAGGACCTGAAAACAGAGGAATGATGAGGAAATGAATGACTCTGGTGACAGGGGGAAGTCCCATCATAAAAGTGGGTTGCACATACTACATTGGTTTCATGCAATTGGCTGAAAATACGGATTAGTAAGATGGATTAGTAAGAGGTCACAGTGAAGTTCTTGAGCACTGAAGATCACAAAACAAGGGAGACTTCAACAGAAATAGAGCAAAACATGACaagcaccacatggaagagaAGTGGCCTGACCAGCTCATTCTGCTGCTAACAGCATTcagtagatcagtgatggtgaacttatgacatgcgtgtcaaagttgacacgcgaactcattcttttggttgatttttctttgttgaatggcatttaaatatataaaataaatatcaaaaatataaatctttgttttactatggttgcaaatataaaaaaatttctatttgtgacaaggcaccagagttaagttagggtttttccaaatgctgacacgccgagctcaaaaggtttgccatcactgcagcaGATCTTCTTTGCTGGTGACATGGGCAAGCTATGCAGAAGGTTGGTTACATCTCAttccaagtaaaattcaataaacaagTAGCTGGTATTTTAGGGGTAGTTAAGcatgtacactgagtggccagattattatgaccagccagattattatgagcaccgcatcagtacaatgaaatgaattagttatgcaaataataataataataataataaaaaccttgagagtatttgcttaggaagttttcaatattcagtattttagAAGTGTCaaggaagtactgatggggtggtcataataatctggccactcagtgtatgtgctCCTTATAACACTTGCATAGGTCCATGTTGTAAAATACTGCAGAAAGAGATGTGCAAAGGAATAGGTGATGTAAAAAGGACACAAAGGCAAAGATAGCCAAAAATAGAAAGTCATTGATGAAATGAGAAGCCAGCAAAGTGCCAAATatggaaaaggaaatgtataAATGAGGGGTGGCCATTGGAACTTGCACCAAACATCATTAGACAGGAGCAGGTTCCTGGTACAATCTGAACACCATCCTTATGTCATAGCTCCCCCGAGCTGCCACTCAGCCAGGCCAGGCTTCCTCTAGGACCATCCTGTACGTTCACCCTGCAGAAACCCAAGGTTCTCCCTGCACCTCCTTCTCTAGAAATACGTACAAACTAAATATTCCAAGTATGAATGAAAGACAACAGAGGTGAGCAGCCATCACTTGCCCATAGCATTCCGCTTGAATAGTATTCACagaaggtaatattacaaacaacaaTGGAAGGAGCGTCTTACAAAAACAGCCCCTGGTTCATGTATATAAAGAAGATACCTGGCACAGGCATTCACCAAGGTCCTTATCTacaggaaaggtgcagaagtggaagccatggatctggAAATAGTCACCCTTCCTGGGTGAGGAAGAACAGGAGGGACCCATTAGGCTGTCTGTAAGATTGCTGACACCCAGACACTTCCTGCAGTTTCTGAGGCAACTGGTGTCAGGGAAGTTTGTGGAGTCTATTGCTCAGGGCTCTCTGAGAGCTCAGCACTGGCAGCCACAGCCCATTTCACAAGACAGTGGGGGAAATTAGCAGAGCCCATGGTcttgctttgagagagag
This sequence is a window from Myotis daubentonii chromosome 21, mMyoDau2.1, whole genome shotgun sequence. Protein-coding genes within it:
- the LOC132222877 gene encoding zinc finger protein 883-like, translated to MNFEDVAIAFAQEEWEILDEAQRCLYCDVMLEVFSFVSFIGPWRKMDDVKAYSEHSVSVGDSQVRASKTAAATQRTHLCKPCFSVLKDILHLSELQVVYFEKNVFLSDACLRDLCFSSNPHQQQKDASGEKPWKEHMDCTLPVTSCCFYLSEVPATRTEVGEDSPAILGLLQHQATLNTMEPHSNNEISQECLSGKRHHQWVECERADSKKQKVAYQKGLCSGDMIYEYNKCGEVCRQMFNHPPHGRVHPGEKPYECTDCGKVFSESTTLIKHNRVHIREKWYECIDCGKSFSKRSNFTRHHKVHTGEKPYECSECGKHFSERAALTRHHRVHTGEKPYECSECGKHFSERASLTRHHRVHTGEKPYECSECGKYFRKKATLTTHHRVHTGEKPYECSECGKHFTERAALTKHHRVHTGKNPYVCIECGKHFTERAALTKHHRVHTGEKPYECSECGKSFSQRSHLSIHHRVHTGEKPYECSECGKHFRKKATLTTHHRVHTGEKPYECSDCGKSFSQRSEFTKHLRVHTGEKPYECSECGKHFSERAALTRHHRVHTGEKPYECSECGKSFSQRSHLTIHHRVHTGEKPYECSECGKHFREKAALSIHQRVHTGEKPYECSDCGKHFRQKATLTNHLRVHTGEKPYECSECGKHFREKAALSIHQRVHTGEKPYECSDCGKHFRQKATLTNHHRVHTGVKPYECSECGKHFSERSTLTKHHRVHTG